One genomic segment of Chitinophaga sancti includes these proteins:
- a CDS encoding terpene synthase family protein, with protein MKKAIKMLRNSFLENFKGQYDAYLNTHSAKISLLRAFSFGEFNLQDYCANFYPHPKNKQLVYEAKSYCDQYGIWLDNAAQYITCAIYLFSSGHGFRMKPLLQNCAVDFYLNDTWGRELFAGLDTGEQTLARQVIKRISTDSGIMNPPENAHQIELATREMMLEFKRTSPAGWYQKFSRLYNYHVKITHKDLNADQLGRVLTVEEYIEARCHISGMHHTLTFLEYAEGQFLNTSWIKRIGLKKPLERLNFVVAAIGALMNDLFSFEKEVIDHQSDCNLVAIIALNNPAFSIEQVLEQAAAVVRNLLAEYLELSKEIQMQGYLALPHARTKVDVLENYLNGLNRVVMASWIWQISTTRYKRQFSIWEETTSHQAVTV; from the coding sequence ATGAAGAAAGCAATTAAAATGCTGCGCAATTCATTTTTAGAGAATTTCAAAGGCCAATATGATGCTTATCTCAACACCCATTCAGCAAAGATTTCCCTGCTTCGGGCATTCTCTTTTGGTGAATTTAATCTGCAGGACTACTGTGCTAATTTTTACCCGCATCCGAAAAACAAGCAACTGGTATATGAAGCCAAATCGTATTGCGACCAGTATGGTATCTGGCTGGATAATGCGGCACAATATATTACCTGCGCCATTTATCTGTTTTCATCTGGTCATGGATTTCGGATGAAACCGCTCTTACAGAACTGCGCCGTGGATTTTTACCTGAACGACACTTGGGGCCGCGAATTATTTGCCGGATTAGACACGGGCGAACAAACTTTAGCCCGACAGGTCATCAAAAGAATTTCCACGGATTCAGGTATTATGAACCCGCCTGAAAACGCGCATCAGATCGAACTGGCTACCCGTGAAATGATGCTTGAATTTAAGAGAACCAGCCCGGCAGGCTGGTATCAGAAATTCTCCCGGCTGTATAATTACCACGTAAAAATCACCCATAAAGATCTGAATGCCGACCAATTGGGGCGGGTTCTAACAGTGGAAGAGTATATCGAAGCCCGTTGCCATATCAGCGGTATGCATCATACACTCACCTTTCTGGAATATGCAGAGGGGCAGTTTCTTAACACCTCCTGGATTAAAAGAATTGGCTTGAAAAAGCCGCTTGAACGGCTGAATTTTGTGGTGGCAGCAATTGGCGCACTGATGAACGACCTTTTCTCCTTTGAAAAGGAAGTCATCGATCATCAATCAGACTGTAACCTGGTCGCAATCATCGCGCTGAATAATCCTGCATTCTCAATTGAACAGGTCTTGGAACAAGCTGCAGCGGTTGTGCGCAACCTGCTGGCAGAATACTTGGAACTGTCCAAAGAAATCCAGATGCAGGGTTACCTTGCGCTCCCACATGCCAGAACAAAGGTCGATGTACTGGAAAACTACCTGAACGGGCTTAACCGGGTGGTTATGGCCAGCTGGATATGGCAAATTTCAACAACACGGTATAAAAGACAATTTTCCATTTGGGAGGAGACAACCAGCCATCAGGCGGTAACCGTTTGA
- a CDS encoding toprim domain-containing protein: MNNRFNNPDIDQVLQIDLVDYLSSQGHEPVRISGNDYWYLSPLADERTASFKVNRKKNVWYDHGRGTGGGIIHFLIRFHGCTIKDFIEAQSLLPIAPKASASASKIAIDPDRKIEISAIRQLTNNNLLNYLKQRKIPSFLAAEYCREIWYTVDDRKYFGIGFKNDANGYEVRSAYSKICLHPKAISTFKNGSNILCVFEGFFDFLSFMYIHPPRLDFPLDFLILNGIALFEKSRPIMESYQEIKLFLDRDTAGLNYTEYACSISPKYRDESSLYSKYKDMNDWLVNFGKSPAG; this comes from the coding sequence ATGAATAACAGATTTAATAATCCTGATATAGATCAGGTATTGCAGATCGATCTGGTAGATTATCTGTCATCACAAGGGCATGAGCCGGTGCGCATATCAGGAAATGATTATTGGTATCTTTCCCCTTTAGCAGACGAAAGAACTGCATCTTTTAAGGTCAACAGAAAAAAGAATGTCTGGTATGATCACGGTCGGGGAACCGGCGGCGGAATCATTCATTTTTTAATCCGTTTTCACGGGTGTACCATTAAAGATTTTATCGAAGCACAAAGCCTGCTCCCGATAGCTCCAAAGGCATCTGCGTCCGCTTCCAAAATAGCCATTGATCCTGATCGTAAAATTGAGATTTCAGCCATCAGACAGTTAACAAATAACAATCTGCTTAATTACCTGAAGCAACGCAAAATACCTTCCTTCCTGGCTGCTGAATATTGCCGGGAAATATGGTATACCGTAGACGATCGTAAATACTTTGGTATCGGATTTAAAAACGACGCGAACGGTTATGAAGTCCGTTCTGCATACAGTAAAATTTGCCTTCACCCAAAGGCTATTTCCACCTTCAAAAACGGCTCCAATATCCTGTGTGTTTTCGAAGGCTTTTTTGACTTTCTATCCTTCATGTATATCCATCCGCCGAGACTGGATTTCCCACTGGATTTTCTCATCCTTAACGGCATCGCATTGTTCGAAAAATCACGACCAATCATGGAGTCCTATCAGGAAATAAAACTGTTTCTCGACCGCGATACAGCCGGTCTGAATTACACAGAATATGCATGCTCCATAAGTCCGAAATACCGGGATGAAAGTTCCCTTTACAGCAAGTATAAAGACATGAATGATTGGCTGGTTAATTTCGGAAAATCACCTGCTGGTTGA
- a CDS encoding relaxase/mobilization nuclease domain-containing protein — MVAVIKFGKSLQKTLNYNENKVREGVAACLTAANYPKDLEDLTFTQKLNCLKKLAALHEGVSLPSVHISLNFPPGEHPDKLTMQEIAKTYMDKIGMGDQPYLVYEHTDAGHPHLHIVSVKVRPDGTRIDTQNIGKNQSREARLFIEKEFGLTPAQKHGALHQDESDALNSEVLQMGKTAVKRTIENILHRVLNRYHFGSLEEFNALLSRYNVRAERGTENSNTYKHGGLIYKGLKDGKPAGPPLKASLFNIDGESPTLSYLETKFDANKVFRENHKQDLADRIRITLAQTKKPTLPELIARLQKKRIAVALHVSKDDRVFGITFIDHEKKNVFKGSDLGKDLSAAAILQKCGMVIERPANSNSLSEPPPTTATTLQQSLPASTGSRESVPATRTADPSKDNTHFIPIGSANGHDDRVFSVKGIFNMLMHHEYTPLLPYPFRIGKSSRKKKKKRMI, encoded by the coding sequence ATGGTTGCAGTAATCAAGTTCGGGAAATCCCTTCAAAAGACGCTCAATTACAATGAAAATAAGGTCCGGGAAGGAGTAGCAGCATGTCTGACTGCGGCCAACTATCCGAAGGATCTGGAAGACCTGACATTCACGCAGAAACTGAACTGCCTGAAGAAACTGGCAGCACTCCACGAAGGCGTTTCCCTGCCCAGTGTACACATCAGCTTGAACTTCCCTCCGGGCGAGCACCCGGACAAGCTGACGATGCAGGAAATTGCCAAAACTTATATGGATAAAATAGGTATGGGCGATCAGCCCTACCTGGTCTATGAGCATACAGATGCCGGTCACCCGCACCTCCATATCGTTTCTGTAAAAGTCAGGCCGGATGGCACACGCATAGACACGCAGAACATCGGGAAAAATCAATCCAGGGAGGCCAGACTGTTCATCGAAAAAGAATTTGGCCTGACACCGGCGCAAAAACACGGTGCACTTCATCAGGACGAGAGTGACGCTCTGAATAGTGAGGTTTTGCAGATGGGCAAAACGGCGGTTAAAAGGACTATAGAAAACATTCTCCACCGGGTGTTAAACCGTTATCATTTCGGCTCGCTGGAAGAATTTAACGCCTTATTAAGCCGCTACAATGTTCGGGCGGAAAGAGGCACCGAAAACTCAAATACCTACAAACATGGCGGGTTGATTTATAAAGGGCTGAAAGATGGTAAGCCCGCAGGTCCGCCGTTAAAAGCCAGCCTCTTTAATATTGATGGTGAAAGCCCGACGCTGAGCTATCTGGAAACCAAGTTTGATGCGAATAAAGTTTTCCGTGAGAATCATAAACAAGATCTGGCGGACCGTATTCGAATCACACTCGCACAAACCAAAAAACCAACCTTGCCGGAACTTATCGCAAGACTGCAAAAAAAAAGGATTGCCGTTGCATTGCATGTCAGTAAAGATGATCGGGTATTCGGTATCACCTTTATAGATCACGAGAAGAAAAATGTATTTAAGGGCAGTGATCTCGGTAAGGATTTATCTGCCGCTGCAATCCTGCAAAAATGCGGAATGGTTATCGAGCGTCCTGCTAATTCCAACTCGCTTAGTGAACCTCCGCCAACTACAGCTACGACGCTGCAACAGTCCCTCCCTGCATCAACTGGCAGCCGGGAAAGTGTTCCTGCTACACGCACAGCTGATCCTTCCAAAGATAACACCCATTTCATTCCCATTGGTTCAGCTAACGGACATGACGATCGCGTATTCTCTGTCAAAGGCATATTTAACATGCTGATGCATCACGAATACACACCACTACTGCCATATCCGTTCCGCATTGGCAAGTCCTCCAGGAAGAAAAAGAAAAAAAGAATGATTTAA
- a CDS encoding plasmid mobilization protein: MNSKNKNRVRLLGVLLSPEEFKSFEQNWQSSGCKKMSEFARRKLFDKPIVSSFRNKSLDDFMGEMIHLRKELNALAINYNQALKKLNSQERIPSEKSWFLRLEMEHKILLSKVNEIKSKINSIADQWLQ, translated from the coding sequence ATGAACAGCAAAAATAAAAACCGGGTGCGGTTGCTCGGCGTGCTATTAAGCCCCGAAGAATTTAAAAGTTTTGAGCAAAACTGGCAATCATCCGGCTGTAAGAAGATGAGCGAATTCGCCCGCCGGAAACTATTTGATAAACCCATTGTAAGCTCCTTCCGAAACAAGTCCCTTGATGATTTTATGGGTGAAATGATACACCTCCGAAAGGAGCTGAATGCGCTTGCCATTAACTACAATCAGGCACTCAAAAAACTGAATTCACAGGAGCGCATTCCATCAGAAAAAAGCTGGTTTCTCCGGCTGGAAATGGAGCACAAAATTCTGCTCAGCAAGGTGAATGAAATCAAGTCAAAAATCAATTCAATAGCAGACCAATGGTTGCAGTAA
- the mobC gene encoding conjugal transfer protein MobC translates to MQTGENEQALRKILDMTRLISIVILVIHFYFFCYTTFQRIGMVSSFTDRLLMNISNTGLVKNFHLSKCWSLLFLVISLIGVRGRKDQKMTAKVAWAYIVPGLLAFFLSFAILYVPLGPDIRTYLYIGVTVTGFLLILTGGTYLSRIIRQGLNNNDIFNAENETFPQEERLLENEFSVNLPAVYKLKGKLRKSYINFINIFRGVLVAGSPGSGKSFFVLRHFITQTIEKGYTALIYDLKYPDLSLIAYNSFLKNKHKYKVTPKFYVINFDDLNCSHRCNPLDPASMTDITDAAESARTIMLGLNKQWITKQGDFFVESPINLVTAIIWYLRKYNNGEYCTLPHVIEFLQLEYDQLFTLLRQEKEIEILVNPFINAYIADVMEQLEGQIASAKIGMGRLASPQLYYIMSGNDFTLDINNPDDPKILCLGNNPQKLQIYGAVISLYVNRLLKLVNQKGKMKNALIFDEFSSITVMGISGHIAIARGYKSATILGLQDLTQLRRDYGKDEADVIFGIVGNIISGQVTGETSKLLSERIGKIMQDRQSLSINASDTSISQSKQLDSAVPPSKIATLSSGEFVGVVADNPEEKINLKAFHCQIQNDIPALQAEEAAYKPIPAIRDVNQEMVDRNFMRIRTDIQELVNAEYIRIMNDPELAHLIIKK, encoded by the coding sequence ATGCAAACAGGTGAAAATGAACAGGCGCTGAGGAAAATTTTAGATATGACCCGGCTGATTTCAATTGTTATACTCGTTATCCATTTTTATTTTTTCTGCTATACAACATTCCAAAGGATCGGTATGGTGTCATCATTTACCGACCGCTTACTGATGAATATTTCTAACACCGGACTGGTGAAAAACTTCCACCTTTCCAAATGCTGGTCGCTTTTATTTCTGGTCATCTCTCTGATCGGCGTAAGAGGAAGAAAAGATCAGAAAATGACAGCAAAAGTAGCCTGGGCCTACATTGTACCCGGCTTGTTAGCTTTCTTTCTCAGTTTCGCTATTTTATATGTCCCGCTCGGTCCCGATATACGAACCTATTTGTATATCGGAGTGACCGTCACCGGATTTTTATTGATCCTTACCGGTGGCACTTACCTTTCAAGAATTATTCGTCAGGGATTAAACAATAACGATATTTTCAATGCCGAAAATGAAACCTTCCCGCAAGAGGAACGGTTACTGGAAAATGAGTTTTCCGTTAACCTGCCTGCTGTTTATAAATTAAAAGGCAAGCTCCGAAAGTCCTATATCAATTTCATTAACATTTTCAGAGGGGTACTGGTTGCTGGCTCCCCCGGATCGGGTAAGAGTTTTTTCGTTTTGCGTCATTTCATAACGCAAACAATTGAGAAAGGCTATACCGCGCTGATATACGATCTGAAGTACCCGGACCTCAGTTTGATTGCCTACAACTCCTTCCTGAAAAACAAGCACAAATACAAGGTAACACCTAAGTTTTATGTGATCAATTTCGATGATCTCAATTGCAGTCACCGGTGTAATCCACTTGATCCGGCATCAATGACAGACATCACAGATGCGGCAGAATCTGCTCGAACAATCATGCTGGGCCTTAATAAACAGTGGATCACCAAACAAGGGGATTTTTTCGTGGAATCGCCAATTAACCTGGTCACCGCGATCATCTGGTATCTCCGGAAATATAACAATGGGGAGTATTGCACGCTGCCCCATGTAATTGAATTTTTGCAACTGGAATACGATCAGTTATTTACGTTACTCCGTCAGGAAAAGGAAATCGAAATACTCGTAAACCCTTTCATTAATGCCTATATCGCGGATGTTATGGAGCAATTAGAAGGGCAGATCGCCAGTGCTAAAATTGGCATGGGACGACTGGCTTCCCCGCAATTGTATTATATCATGTCAGGCAATGATTTTACATTGGATATCAATAACCCGGACGATCCTAAAATCCTTTGTCTGGGTAACAATCCACAGAAATTGCAGATTTATGGTGCCGTGATTTCGCTGTATGTAAACCGGCTCCTGAAACTGGTCAATCAGAAGGGAAAAATGAAGAATGCGCTGATCTTCGATGAATTCTCATCCATTACGGTAATGGGTATATCCGGACACATTGCCATCGCAAGGGGATACAAGTCGGCAACGATCCTTGGACTTCAGGATTTAACGCAGTTAAGACGTGATTATGGTAAGGATGAGGCTGATGTGATTTTTGGTATTGTCGGCAACATCATCAGCGGTCAGGTAACCGGTGAAACTTCAAAACTGTTATCCGAGCGAATCGGAAAGATTATGCAGGATCGCCAGAGCCTTTCTATCAATGCCTCAGACACTTCAATCAGTCAGTCAAAACAATTGGATTCTGCAGTCCCTCCATCGAAAATTGCCACGCTTTCATCTGGCGAATTTGTCGGAGTTGTAGCAGATAATCCTGAAGAAAAAATAAACCTGAAAGCCTTTCACTGCCAGATTCAAAATGATATACCGGCATTGCAGGCGGAGGAAGCGGCTTATAAACCTATACCGGCCATCCGCGATGTAAATCAGGAAATGGTTGACCGGAATTTTATGCGCATCCGGACAGATATACAGGAGTTAGTCAACGCGGAATATATCCGGATCATGAATGATCCTGAACTGGCTCATCTGATCATTAAAAAGTGA
- a CDS encoding hybrid sensor histidine kinase/response regulator has translation MLRPSKPIFYLTDIFQRIKNLGIDEDLPEERRRQVIFVNTLNFTLGMLILTIGPLFFILTKSLYIAVPAVIEFALVCLTFRYNAVKKYNSAGLMTYLVQCLAVSYFGLLLRKYINLEALIVWLNAINFLVFYHKRERRYASVAAIGTLVLLEVFHFVPLDIDPFNLSFRVGIVLHVSALFGIIFLTFLISRPYVSQYDRNPSLNKTIYHNRLFIAALSHEIRTPLNAILANVIRMQEEISEMPQRDDMEEALSGQLTGIRDIKALINDMLTLSESQLNDGLKVATFSMAERITDLNNLIRFLLEEKGQKLATKICGMPDAIQGFPNILHSIMINMVGNANKYGYERSEIELSISNNGDGYFNLSVTSKGPDMTKDALKNLRNPFKTDRQGKKESTGLGGVVIDMFVKQLGGTWGVTSANNKTTFFANLPFIEGNVGDIPVAVDASMICLDNCRIYVADDDLMSRLFIQRLLSRKHAIVSCFTDGRQLIDALEKKPADLIFMDNEMPNLSGSATLEILKKNQRLRDIPVIMLSGLQPGTDDSQALESKADAYLTKPIDLNEFYSTISSIQRMALNQTVTA, from the coding sequence ATGTTAAGACCCTCAAAACCGATTTTCTATCTGACTGATATTTTTCAGCGGATAAAGAACCTGGGCATCGATGAAGATTTACCTGAAGAAAGAAGAAGACAAGTGATTTTTGTCAATACGTTGAATTTTACGCTTGGCATGTTGATTCTGACAATTGGCCCGCTTTTTTTTATCCTGACGAAGAGCCTGTATATCGCTGTACCTGCTGTCATCGAATTTGCGCTGGTCTGCCTGACCTTTCGCTACAATGCTGTTAAAAAATACAACTCTGCAGGACTAATGACATACCTGGTGCAGTGTCTGGCTGTTTCGTATTTTGGATTATTGTTGCGCAAATACATTAATCTGGAAGCCCTGATTGTTTGGTTGAATGCAATCAATTTTCTGGTATTCTACCATAAGAGAGAAAGGCGTTATGCATCTGTTGCTGCAATTGGCACATTAGTGTTACTTGAAGTATTTCACTTTGTGCCACTAGACATAGATCCCTTCAATCTATCGTTTCGTGTTGGCATCGTGCTGCATGTATCTGCATTGTTCGGTATAATCTTTCTTACTTTTCTGATCAGCCGTCCTTATGTATCCCAATATGACCGCAACCCCTCACTGAACAAAACCATTTATCATAACAGGCTTTTCATAGCAGCACTCAGCCACGAGATCAGAACGCCTTTAAATGCTATACTGGCCAATGTCATAAGAATGCAGGAAGAAATTTCTGAGATGCCGCAAAGAGATGATATGGAAGAGGCATTGAGTGGTCAGCTTACCGGGATCAGAGACATTAAAGCGTTAATTAATGATATGCTTACCCTTTCAGAGTCGCAATTGAACGATGGTCTAAAAGTGGCCACATTTTCAATGGCAGAAAGAATCACCGATCTTAATAATCTGATCCGGTTTCTTCTAGAAGAAAAAGGACAGAAACTGGCAACGAAAATTTGTGGCATGCCTGATGCTATCCAGGGCTTTCCTAATATACTTCATTCCATCATGATTAATATGGTGGGCAACGCTAACAAATATGGTTATGAGCGCAGTGAGATTGAATTAAGCATCAGTAATAATGGTGACGGATACTTTAATTTGTCTGTTACAAGTAAAGGACCAGATATGACAAAAGACGCGCTAAAAAATTTAAGAAATCCCTTTAAAACGGACCGTCAGGGTAAAAAGGAGAGCACAGGTTTGGGAGGGGTGGTAATTGACATGTTTGTAAAGCAGCTTGGTGGAACGTGGGGTGTCACCAGCGCCAACAATAAAACGACATTTTTTGCGAACCTTCCATTCATCGAAGGGAATGTGGGCGATATTCCGGTAGCAGTTGATGCAAGTATGATATGTCTGGATAATTGCAGAATTTATGTTGCGGATGATGATCTGATGAGCAGATTATTTATTCAACGGCTACTTTCCAGAAAACATGCTATTGTATCCTGCTTCACCGATGGCAGGCAATTAATTGATGCCTTAGAGAAAAAACCCGCTGACCTTATCTTCATGGATAACGAGATGCCGAATCTAAGCGGTTCGGCAACTCTGGAAATCCTGAAGAAAAATCAGCGGTTAAGAGATATACCTGTCATTATGTTAAGTGGCCTTCAACCGGGAACAGACGATTCCCAGGCATTGGAAAGCAAAGCAGATGCATACCTTACTAAGCCCATTGATCTGAATGAATTTTACAGTACTATATCATCAATACAGCGGATGGCGTTAAATCAAACGGTTACCGCCTGA